In Zingiber officinale cultivar Zhangliang chromosome 11B, Zo_v1.1, whole genome shotgun sequence, a single window of DNA contains:
- the LOC122033486 gene encoding uncharacterized protein LOC122033486 isoform X1, giving the protein MMHGNLLPRVIMQMMGAAWRRWRTEVKATSYDSNTPLEELVAIQPIPHGLTPQTWEVLCNYWKYTEKISKINRENANKKKGTHAQGRTNIPSLEYKFSQENGRKSSRIEIQQLSRRSRKKGGAAVDDEAIRIENLLKEVVDHLLQDKPEGTQPLEVHEEAFREVFGPEHSGRVRCLGAGALPSQVFPEQCKRSSMYWQDYHSNSDLTDKFKEMRETI; this is encoded by the exons ATGATGCATGGAAACTTGTTACC AAGAGTTATAATGCAAATGATGGGGGCCGCATGGAGACGGTGGAGGACTGAAGTGAAAGCTACATCTTATGATTCAAATACTCCACTAGAAGAGCTTGTTGCAATACAGCCCATTCCTCATGGATTGACACCTCAAACTTGGGAAGTTTTATGTAACTATTGGAAGTATACTGAG AAAATCTCAAAAATCAATAGAGAAAATGCAAACAAAAAGAAAGGGACTCATGCACAGGGACGTACTAATATTCCGTCATTGGAATATAAATTT TCTCAGGAGAATGGTAGAAAATCAAGTCGTATTGAAATACAACAACTGAGTCGGAGAAGTAGAAAGAAAGGAGGTGCCGCTGTTGATGATGAGGCAATACGAATTGAG AATTTACTTAAAGAGGTTGTAGATCATCTCCTCCAAGATAAACCTGAAGGAACACAACCACTAGAAGTCCATGAGGAGGCATTTCG TGAGGTTTTTGGACCTGAGCATTCTGGTCGGGTACGATGTTTAGGAGCTGGTGCGCTGCCTAGCCAAGTGTTCCCAGAGCAATGTAAACGCAGCTCAATGTATTGGCAAGATTATCACTCTAATTCAGATTTGACAGACAAATTTAAGGAAATGAGAGAGACAATTTAA
- the LOC122033486 gene encoding uncharacterized protein LOC122033486 isoform X3, giving the protein MMHGNLLPRVIMQMMGAAWRRWRTEVKATSYDSNTPLEELVAIQPIPHGLTPQTWEVLCNYWKYTEKISKINRENANKKKGTHAQGRTNIPSLEYKFSQENGRKSSRIEIQQLSRRSRKKGGAAVDDEAIRIENLLKEVVDHLLQDKPEGTQPLEVHEEAFRLLLKVVTNAFCRLKHLSFVVWSACLLLFGAHVF; this is encoded by the exons ATGATGCATGGAAACTTGTTACC AAGAGTTATAATGCAAATGATGGGGGCCGCATGGAGACGGTGGAGGACTGAAGTGAAAGCTACATCTTATGATTCAAATACTCCACTAGAAGAGCTTGTTGCAATACAGCCCATTCCTCATGGATTGACACCTCAAACTTGGGAAGTTTTATGTAACTATTGGAAGTATACTGAG AAAATCTCAAAAATCAATAGAGAAAATGCAAACAAAAAGAAAGGGACTCATGCACAGGGACGTACTAATATTCCGTCATTGGAATATAAATTT TCTCAGGAGAATGGTAGAAAATCAAGTCGTATTGAAATACAACAACTGAGTCGGAGAAGTAGAAAGAAAGGAGGTGCCGCTGTTGATGATGAGGCAATACGAATTGAG AATTTACTTAAAGAGGTTGTAGATCATCTCCTCCAAGATAAACCTGAAGGAACACAACCACTAGAAGTCCATGAGGAGGCATTTCG GTTGCTATTGAAGGTTGTCACAAATGCTTTTTGTCGCTTGAAGCACTTGTCTTTTGTCGTTTGGAGCGCATGCCTTTTGTTGTTTGGAGCACATGTCTTTTGA
- the LOC122033486 gene encoding uncharacterized protein LOC122033486 isoform X4: MMHGNLLPRVIMQMMGAAWRRWRTEVKATSYDSNTPLEELVAIQPIPHGLTPQTWEVLCNYWKYTESQENGRKSSRIEIQQLSRRSRKKGGAAVDDEAIRIENLLKEVVDHLLQDKPEGTQPLEVHEEAFREVFGPEHSGRVRCLGAGALPSQVFPEQCKRSSMYWQDYHSNSDLTDKFKEMRETI; this comes from the exons ATGATGCATGGAAACTTGTTACC AAGAGTTATAATGCAAATGATGGGGGCCGCATGGAGACGGTGGAGGACTGAAGTGAAAGCTACATCTTATGATTCAAATACTCCACTAGAAGAGCTTGTTGCAATACAGCCCATTCCTCATGGATTGACACCTCAAACTTGGGAAGTTTTATGTAACTATTGGAAGTATACTGAG TCTCAGGAGAATGGTAGAAAATCAAGTCGTATTGAAATACAACAACTGAGTCGGAGAAGTAGAAAGAAAGGAGGTGCCGCTGTTGATGATGAGGCAATACGAATTGAG AATTTACTTAAAGAGGTTGTAGATCATCTCCTCCAAGATAAACCTGAAGGAACACAACCACTAGAAGTCCATGAGGAGGCATTTCG TGAGGTTTTTGGACCTGAGCATTCTGGTCGGGTACGATGTTTAGGAGCTGGTGCGCTGCCTAGCCAAGTGTTCCCAGAGCAATGTAAACGCAGCTCAATGTATTGGCAAGATTATCACTCTAATTCAGATTTGACAGACAAATTTAAGGAAATGAGAGAGACAATTTAA
- the LOC122033486 gene encoding uncharacterized protein LOC122033486 isoform X2, whose amino-acid sequence MMHGNLLPVIMQMMGAAWRRWRTEVKATSYDSNTPLEELVAIQPIPHGLTPQTWEVLCNYWKYTEKISKINRENANKKKGTHAQGRTNIPSLEYKFSQENGRKSSRIEIQQLSRRSRKKGGAAVDDEAIRIENLLKEVVDHLLQDKPEGTQPLEVHEEAFREVFGPEHSGRVRCLGAGALPSQVFPEQCKRSSMYWQDYHSNSDLTDKFKEMRETI is encoded by the exons ATGATGCATGGAAACTTGTTACC AGTTATAATGCAAATGATGGGGGCCGCATGGAGACGGTGGAGGACTGAAGTGAAAGCTACATCTTATGATTCAAATACTCCACTAGAAGAGCTTGTTGCAATACAGCCCATTCCTCATGGATTGACACCTCAAACTTGGGAAGTTTTATGTAACTATTGGAAGTATACTGAG AAAATCTCAAAAATCAATAGAGAAAATGCAAACAAAAAGAAAGGGACTCATGCACAGGGACGTACTAATATTCCGTCATTGGAATATAAATTT TCTCAGGAGAATGGTAGAAAATCAAGTCGTATTGAAATACAACAACTGAGTCGGAGAAGTAGAAAGAAAGGAGGTGCCGCTGTTGATGATGAGGCAATACGAATTGAG AATTTACTTAAAGAGGTTGTAGATCATCTCCTCCAAGATAAACCTGAAGGAACACAACCACTAGAAGTCCATGAGGAGGCATTTCG TGAGGTTTTTGGACCTGAGCATTCTGGTCGGGTACGATGTTTAGGAGCTGGTGCGCTGCCTAGCCAAGTGTTCCCAGAGCAATGTAAACGCAGCTCAATGTATTGGCAAGATTATCACTCTAATTCAGATTTGACAGACAAATTTAAGGAAATGAGAGAGACAATTTAA
- the LOC122035377 gene encoding uncharacterized protein LOC122035377, whose protein sequence is MMGRPSTSAEQGGRCRRHPRHRQATGVCPYCLRECLSRLPHHHHYSSTAAYLRSSSVSSSLCSSDDDDDAEVSSSEDSSPIHSHSPESTARVSFPFRREICVVASGLTRSQSLVFFEADGRKEGEEEEEEKGKKKEKSEKTRKKEKVWWKLMSGSRRWWNNKKESRGVSNLMHSQTFKEKPSAKWVLFV, encoded by the coding sequence ATGATGGGGCGGCCATCGACGAGCGCGGAGCAGGGAGGGCGGTGCCGGCGTCACCCGAGACACCGGCAGGCCACCGGCGTCTGCCCCTATTGCCTCCGGGAGTGCCTCTCCCGCCTGCCTCACCACCACCACTACTCCTCCACCGCCGCCTACCTCCGATCCTCGTCCGTCTCCTCCTCGCTTTGCTCctcggacgacgacgacgacgcagAGGTCTCTTCCTCGGAGGACTCCTCGCCCATTCACAGCCATAGCCCGGAGAGTACTGCCAGggtttcctttcctttccgacgAGAGATTTGTGTGGTGGCGAGCGGGCTGACAAGGAGTCAGTCCCTGGTTTTCTTCGAAGCCGACGGAAGGAAggagggggaggaagaagaagaagagaaagggaagaaaaaggagaagagtgAGAAAACGAGGAAAAAGGAGAAGGTTTGGTGGAAGCTGATGAGTGGATCGAGGAGGTGGTGGAATAACAAGAAGGAGAGCCGCGGCGTATCCAATTTGATGCACTCGCAGACCTTCAAAGAGAAGCCCTCGGCCAAGTGggtcttgtttgtttaa
- the LOC122034096 gene encoding zinc finger MYM-type protein 1-like, whose amino-acid sequence MIRDELGDVKFCILVDEAQDESKKGQMALILRFVNNSGFLVERFFEILSVDDTTSVNLKKSISDIFVQHNIQIHNMRGQGYDGASNMRGESNELQALFLRDCPYAYYVHCFAHRLQLTLVAAAKDVPSICDLQSAQQEEITYMLAIGECESGTGANQIGTLHRPGATRWSSHYDSVRNLIDMYATTCKILGNLNDNGPNDFQVMELNCRFSETTMELLTLCSSLDPTDSFKKINVGDICKLASKFYPADFTQQEIHALRAELEHYQLDIVCNREFQQISTLSALYREMIVTKKAESYVMIQRLIRLVLTLPVSTAMAKRAFSSMKFLKTTRRNKMDDDLLYDCMILYIERQLPEKIDLESAIDEFYTLNPHRAQLK is encoded by the exons ATGATTCGAGATGAATTGGGAGATGTCAAgttttgtattcttgttgatgaagCTCAAGATGAATCTAAAAAAGGGCAAATGGCCCTTATTTTAAGATTTGTTAATAATTCTGGTTTTTTGGTGGAACGTTTCTTTGAGATTTTGAGTGTTGATGACACAACATCGGTAAATCTTAAGAAATCAATTTCTGACATTTTTgttcaacataatattcaaatcCACAACATGAGGGGACAAGGGTATGATGGTGCAAGTAATATGCGTGGTGAATCGAATGAGCTTCAAGCATTATTTCTTAGAGATTGCCCATATGCCTATTATGTACATTGTTTTGCTCATCGTTTACAGTTAACATTGGTTGCAGCTGCTAAGGATGTGCCTTCTATTTG TGATTTACAATCTGCTCAACAAGAAGAGATTACATATATGTTGGCTATTGGTGAGTGTGAGTCTGGTACAGGAGCTAATCAAATTGGTACATTGCATAGACCCGGTGCTACTCGTTGGAGCTCTCATTATGATTCTGTTAGGAACTTGATAGACATGTATGCAACAACTTGTAAGATCCTTGGAAATCTCAATGACAATGGACCAAATG ATTTTCAAGTGATGGAACTAAATTGTAGATTCAGTGAAACAACAATGGAACTTCTTACTCTTTGTTCATCTTTGGATCCTACtgattcatttaaaaaaattaatgtgGGCGACATTTGCAAGCTTGCATCAAAATTTTATCCAGCTGATTTTACTCAACAAGAAATTCATGCTTTGAGAGCTGAATTGGAACATTATCAACTTGACATAGTTTGTAATCGTGAGTTTCAACAAATTTCTACTCTTTCTGCATTATATAGAGAAATGATTGTGACCAAAAAGGCTGAGAGTTATGTTATGATTCAGAGATTGATTCGTCTTGTATTGACTCTTCCTGTATCAACTGCAATGGCAAAGAGAGCCTTTTCATCCATGAAATTTCTCAAAACGACACGTCGCAATAAGATGGATGATGATTTACTTTATGATTGCATGATTCTCTATATAGAACGACAATTGCCTGAGAAAATAGACTTGGAATCAGCAATAGATGAGTTTTATACTCTAAATCCTCATCGAGCACAGCTTAAGTAG